Genomic window (Dyadobacter fanqingshengii):
TATAATTCAAATGCATTGTAAGGTCCGGCGCTTTTCTATTCAAATATAAAAGCAAATAGCCACCCGGAAGTAAGTGGCTATTTGCATGATGTTTTTCAAATGATTATTTCAACCCAAGCTCTTCGCCAATCGAGGCTACTTTCTCTTTCAAGCTCGCGTAAACGCTGTCGAAATCTTCGTTTTTCTCCAAAGCCGCCCGAACGCCTACATAAAATTTGATTTTAGGCTCTGTTCCGGATGGGCGGCAAGTAAACTTCGTTCCGTCCTCTGTAAAGAATTGAAGCACATTAGATGGCTCAATGCCCATTTCCCCCGATGGAATGGAATGTGAAGTTCCGCTGGTAAAGTCCACAGTGCTAAGCGCTTTGTAATCATCCATTCTGATCACAGGCGAGCCTGCCAAAGTCTTCGGCGGATTGGCACGGAAATCGGCCATCATTTGCTGAATCTCATCCGCCCCTGATTTCCCTTTTTTGGTCAAAGAAATGAGTCCTTCGTAATAGAAACCAAACTGTTTGTAGATTTCCATCAGCATATCAAACAGGCTCAGCCCTTTGTCTTTTGCATAAGCCGTCAATTCCGCGATCATAGCGCAGGAAGCAATGGCATCTTTATCCCGAACCGCGTCACCGATCAGATAACCGTAGCTTTCCTCGCCACCGCCGATGAATTGCTCAACGCCTTCTTTTTCACGGATTACCTGCGCGATGTATTTGAAACCGGTCAGCGTATTGTAACATTTAACGTCGTAGGCCGCGGCCATTTTGTCAATTAAATCGGTGGTAACGATGGTTTTACAAACAAACTGAGAGCCTGTTAGCTTACCTGCGTCTTTCCAGGCATTCAAAAGATAATAGATCAGCACGCTGGCTGTCTGGTTACCATTTAAAAGCTGGATTTCACCGTGATGGTTTTTCACCGCAATTCCCACACGATCCGCATCGGGGTCTGTTCCCAAAACAAGGTCCGCATCAATTTCCTTCGCTTTTTCCACGGCTTTGGACATGGCTTCACTCTCCTCAGGATTTGGATAAACGACCGTAGGGAACTGCCCATTGCCTTTCGGCTCTGCTTGCTCTTCAATGACGGTAACTGCTTCGAAACCCATTTTAGCTAAAAGTGCCGGAACCAATGTCACACCCGTTCCATGTAAAGGTGTGTAAACGATTTTCAGCCCTTTCTGACGTTCCAAAGCTCCCTTTGAAATGGAAAGCGACAGAATGTGATCCATATATTTTTCATCAACCTCGGCACCTATCATGATGATTTTCGATGCATCACCGTCGAACTTCACTTCCTCAATGGATGTGATCGCGTTCACCTCATTAATAATGTTGGTATCGTGCGGCGCAACCACCTGAGAACCATCGTCCCAATATGCCTTATAACCATTATATTCCTTTGGATTGTGCGATGCCGTTACTACCACGCCGCTTTTACAACCTAGTAAACGGATCGCAAAGGAAAGCTCCGGCGTAGGACGGAGTGCTTCGAAAAGGTAAACGGCTATGCCATTTGCAGAGAAAATATCGGCAATGATTTTTGCAAATTCGTCGGATTTAATGCGGCTGTCGTAAGCAATCGCCACTTTTATTTCTTCATTTGGGAATGCCTGGTTCAAATAATTTGCCAAACCTTGTGTCGCCGTTCCCACAGTGTAACGGTTCATGCGGTTGGAACCTATACCAATGAGGCCTCTCAGCCCACCCGTCCCGAATTCCAGGTCTTTATAAAATGCGTCTGTCAGTTCAGTATCGTTTCCTTCATCGATTAATTGTTGAATGGATTGTTTGGTATCGATATCATAATCACCGTTGAGCCAGCTGCTCACTTTGGTCATTACACTGGGTTCCAATTTTGCAGTCATAATTTGATTGAATGGAATTAATTGAATAATATACCTTATGTTTTGTTGAGTTACTTGATGATTTCCAGCTCTTCCTTTTCGGGCTGCTTTGCGGTTTCCTTGGCGGTTTTATGAATCAATTCTGCAACTAATCCCGTCCAGCCTGTCTGGTGACTTGCGCCGCAGCCGCGACCATTATCCCCGTGGAAATATTCGTAAAACAGAATGTGTTCGTTGAAATTCGGGTCTTTCTGCATTTTCTGATCAACTCCATACACGGCCCGGTTCCCATCCGCATCCTTTTTAAAGATATCAATCAGGCGGCAGGCAATAGCCACAGCAGCCTCCTTAATCGTTGCTAAATTGCCGGAATTTGTTGGATATTCTACCATAAAATCCTCGCCATAATAAGCGTGAAATTTCATGAGAGAGTCAAAAATAAGGTAGTTCAATGGGAACCAGATCGGACCACGCCAGTTGGAATTCCCGCCCATAATGTCCGTAAGTGCCTCAGCAGGAGTATAATCCACTTGCAACACTTCACCGTTAATATAAAATTTGTAAGGGTTTTCTTCGTGATATTTAGACAAAGCCCTTACCCCATAATCGGAAAGAAATTCATTCTCATCCAACATTCGTTTCATGATCATTTTCATCCGGTGACCCCGTAGGATCGACAGCAGTCTGTTCTCCCCTTTCCCGGACTCAAACCAACGCGAGATTAGCCGAGCCAGATCGGGCCTGTTTGCCAAGACCCACTCCACACGCCGTTTGAAGACAGGCATTTTATCAAGATTTTGCGGATCCAGGATTTCCACCGCAAAAAGCGGGATAAGACCTACGATCGACCTCACTTTCAGCAAGATACTTTGCCCGTTCGGAATATGAATGACATCATAATAAAACTGATCTTCTTCATCCCAAAGGCTTATCGACGAATTTTTACCGCCAATAGACTCCATAGCGCCTGCAATGTGCAGGAAGTGCTCGAAGAATTTGGAAGCCATATCCTGGTAAACCGGGTGCACAAGCGCAATTTCGACCGAAATTCGCAACATATTCAAAGTATACATGGCCATCCAGCCCGTCGCGTCCGCCTGTTGAAGTTTTCCCCCAAACGGCATCGGTGTAGACCGGTCAAAAACGCCGATATTATCAAGGCCAAGGAAGCCGCCACTGAAAATGTTGTTGCCCGTATCGTCTTTTTGATTCACCCACCAGGTGAAGTTCAGAAGCAGCTTATGGAATATTTTTTCAAGGAATTCAATGTCGCCAACGCCGTTATTCTGCTCACGGTCAATTTCATATACTTTCCAGGTTGCCCAGCCATGAACCGGCGGGTTGACGTCGGAAAAATTCCATTCGTAAGCCGGAATCTGGCCGTTCGGGTGCATGTAATATTCGCGAAGCAGTATTTCGAGCTGTCTTTTGGCAAAATCCGCATCTACGCGTGCCAGCGGGACGCAGTGAAAAGCAAGATCCCAGGCCGCGAACCAGGGATATTCCCATTTATCAGGCATCGAGATGATATTGGCCGCGTACAAATGTTTCCACCCGGAATTTCGCCCCCATTTCCTACCCTGATTAGGCCCTGGCTGCGCCGGATCGCCTTTTAACCATTCATAAACATTGTAATAATAAAATTGCTTGCTCCACAACATGCCTGCATAAGCCTGCCGCTGAATGGACCGCAGATCAGCATCCGCTACATCGCGCTGAAGATCATCATAAAACTCGTCCGCCTCCCTGATCCTTTTAGCGAACAGATCTTCAAAACCGCCAAATGGCTCTGATATAGAGTGATTTACAAATCTTAGTCTAAATGTTGTGCTTTCGCCTGCCTTAATTGTTCTCGTAAACCGCGCCGAGGCCTTGGTGCCAATGCTGTTCGGGTTAACAGTATTCGTTTTTTTGTTGCTTACAATATAGTCATTGATCCCGTCTTTCGGATACGCAGTGTTATTCGCAGTTCCGTAAAGTTTCTTAAAGTTGGTTTCATTTTCACAAAACAACAATTCGTCTGCACCGTCCAGGTAAAGGTTGTATTTCCCGTGTTTCCGGTGTGTAACCTCAATCAGCCGGTTTGAAATGCCGTTCATAATCGGCTTATAATTGAAAGCCTCATATCCCCAGGACCACGTGTTTCGGAACATAATCGTAGGCAGAACGGTGATGGGGGCATCTTTGGTGCCACGGTTAAAAACCGTCACCTTCATCATAATGTCCTCCTCGTCCGCCTTTGCGTGCTCAATGAAAATATCGAAATACTCATCATTCTCAAACACGCCCGTGTCCATGATTTCGTATTCAGGATCTTCCTTACCGCGGCGGCCGTTTTCCTGGCGCAACTTTTCGTAAGGAAAGGGGTTTTGCGGATATTTATACAGCATCTTGGTGTAGGAATGGGTCGGCGTACTATCCAGATAATAGTACATTTCCTTCACATCCTCCCCATGGTTAGATTCCCGGTTTGTGAGACCAAAAATCCTTTCTTTCAGGATCTTATCATTGTGATTCCAAAATCCGAAAGAGAAGCATATATGTTGTTTATTGTCAGAAAAACCGCCAATTCCGTCCTCACCCCAGCGATAGGCTTTCGAAAGCGCCATTTCATGCGTAATGTAATTCCAGGCGTCTCCGTTTCCACTGTAATCTTCGCGGACCGTTCCCCACTGGCGTTCAGACAAATAAGGTCCCCACTTCTTCCATCCTGTATTCTCCTTTTGCAGGCTTAATCTTACTTTTTCAGCGCCGTGTGCCATTAATGTTATATTTTTCTAAAAGGAATGAAATCTCTGTGTAAAGCTAAATAGTTAATCAGCAAAATAGGAATGATCAGCAAATTCAAATTAAACTTCCAGCGATTCCAGTTGGTTATGAATCTTCACCTGAAAGTTAACCTTGCCTGCGTAAAATGCTGTGGTTGCGGCAGCTCGTTCCGAGGTTTCAGTTAGTAGAGGATGGCGTTCTGCGTGTAACAGTGCCTCCACATCGGCAACATACTCCTTGAACATCAGCGGGTTGGTCAATACATAATATTTTCCATCCGAAGCATGTAGAACCGGAACCGGTTTCACTTCTCCCGCTGCATTCAATTTTCCGTATTTTGCTCTTGCAGCCGTGTATTCCTCGTCCGTAGAGGCAAAAACAATGTATTTCAAAGGCTTGCTTTTCGCATTCTCAGCCACGATTTTTTCATCGAGACTATCCAGCAGACTTCTAAGCTGCCACGTATTTTTTCCCGAGCGAATCCTTTCCCGGATTGACTGTCTTACGAGATAGGTCAATGCCTGCGTAACATTCAGCC
Coding sequences:
- a CDS encoding phospho-sugar mutase; protein product: MTAKLEPSVMTKVSSWLNGDYDIDTKQSIQQLIDEGNDTELTDAFYKDLEFGTGGLRGLIGIGSNRMNRYTVGTATQGLANYLNQAFPNEEIKVAIAYDSRIKSDEFAKIIADIFSANGIAVYLFEALRPTPELSFAIRLLGCKSGVVVTASHNPKEYNGYKAYWDDGSQVVAPHDTNIINEVNAITSIEEVKFDGDASKIIMIGAEVDEKYMDHILSLSISKGALERQKGLKIVYTPLHGTGVTLVPALLAKMGFEAVTVIEEQAEPKGNGQFPTVVYPNPEESEAMSKAVEKAKEIDADLVLGTDPDADRVGIAVKNHHGEIQLLNGNQTASVLIYYLLNAWKDAGKLTGSQFVCKTIVTTDLIDKMAAAYDVKCYNTLTGFKYIAQVIREKEGVEQFIGGGEESYGYLIGDAVRDKDAIASCAMIAELTAYAKDKGLSLFDMLMEIYKQFGFYYEGLISLTKKGKSGADEIQQMMADFRANPPKTLAGSPVIRMDDYKALSTVDFTSGTSHSIPSGEMGIEPSNVLQFFTEDGTKFTCRPSGTEPKIKFYVGVRAALEKNEDFDSVYASLKEKVASIGEELGLK
- a CDS encoding MGH1-like glycoside hydrolase domain-containing protein, which encodes MAHGAEKVRLSLQKENTGWKKWGPYLSERQWGTVREDYSGNGDAWNYITHEMALSKAYRWGEDGIGGFSDNKQHICFSFGFWNHNDKILKERIFGLTNRESNHGEDVKEMYYYLDSTPTHSYTKMLYKYPQNPFPYEKLRQENGRRGKEDPEYEIMDTGVFENDEYFDIFIEHAKADEEDIMMKVTVFNRGTKDAPITVLPTIMFRNTWSWGYEAFNYKPIMNGISNRLIEVTHRKHGKYNLYLDGADELLFCENETNFKKLYGTANNTAYPKDGINDYIVSNKKTNTVNPNSIGTKASARFTRTIKAGESTTFRLRFVNHSISEPFGGFEDLFAKRIREADEFYDDLQRDVADADLRSIQRQAYAGMLWSKQFYYYNVYEWLKGDPAQPGPNQGRKWGRNSGWKHLYAANIISMPDKWEYPWFAAWDLAFHCVPLARVDADFAKRQLEILLREYYMHPNGQIPAYEWNFSDVNPPVHGWATWKVYEIDREQNNGVGDIEFLEKIFHKLLLNFTWWVNQKDDTGNNIFSGGFLGLDNIGVFDRSTPMPFGGKLQQADATGWMAMYTLNMLRISVEIALVHPVYQDMASKFFEHFLHIAGAMESIGGKNSSISLWDEEDQFYYDVIHIPNGQSILLKVRSIVGLIPLFAVEILDPQNLDKMPVFKRRVEWVLANRPDLARLISRWFESGKGENRLLSILRGHRMKMIMKRMLDENEFLSDYGVRALSKYHEENPYKFYINGEVLQVDYTPAEALTDIMGGNSNWRGPIWFPLNYLIFDSLMKFHAYYGEDFMVEYPTNSGNLATIKEAAVAIACRLIDIFKKDADGNRAVYGVDQKMQKDPNFNEHILFYEYFHGDNGRGCGASHQTGWTGLVAELIHKTAKETAKQPEKEELEIIK